In the genome of Girardinichthys multiradiatus isolate DD_20200921_A chromosome 7, DD_fGirMul_XY1, whole genome shotgun sequence, one region contains:
- the LOC124870920 gene encoding CASP8 and FADD-like apoptosis regulator isoform X1: MFLFYLKHSRRGPTSINKNMSPSEDRHLLAISVVADDLSSGDRKKAIYLCGSLVADSSVDLVRETLRYKVDNDGDPRVFIMSVLWQLGRYDILRKLYKVGRNDIEQQIHIYGQVLPRFRVLMVTISDDLAMTDVEQIKFLLSKTLTREKIENSKTFLDVVIELEKLDSVSPERVEIVEECLHHIGRLDLVKKVTAYKMSVQTPGRHLIQQQSSIAEATSHVQPWDTAVSSERGPPPRLSYRAAATEQKYTQHFAASVKMSLPVCREPSSRVQLEQYNFTANPRGVCVIFDCVGKDGEMLSKVFEALHFKVLLYSMLGADEIFAALKDISKHRENHRGDAFVCCIISRSMANNFLGTSVRGSSLSMDSVRHLLLPDSCPMLAGKPKLFFIQSYDIPEFDHLGRRECQVGYLETDGCHSPPMYNYIPKEADIFWSQCWTDERQLQQKQHHSVYLKALADGLSKSQRWKMGLLDVHTEVNGAIYDHNKRNPEANYRCEVKHTLRKNLYL; encoded by the exons atgtttttattttacttgaaaCATAGTCGCCGTGGACCTACTTCTATCAACAAAAACATGTCGCCTTCGGAAGACCGTCACCTCCTGGCGATCAGTGTTGTAGCGGATGATCTGAGCAGCGGGGACCGCAAGAAGGCCATCTACCTCTGCGGGAGCTTGGTTGCTGACAGCAGCGTGGATCTTGTCAGGGAGACATTAAGATATAAAGTGGACAACGATGGAGACCCTCGAGTGTTTATTATGTCCGTCCTGTGGCAGTTAGGGCGGTACGACATACTGAGGAAGTTGTATAAAGTCGGGAGAAACGACATAGAGCAGCAGATCCATATATATGGACAAGTTCTCCCGAGATTCAG AGTACTTATGGTGACGATAAGCGATGATCTGGCAATGACTGACGTGGAGCAAATCAAATTTCTCTTGAGTAAGACTCTAACTcgggaaaaaatagaaaattccAAG ACCTTTTTGGATGTGGTGATTGAACTGGAGAAGCTGGATTCCGTTTCGCCCGAAAGAGTAGAGATCGTAGAGGAGTGTTTACACCACATCGGCCGGCTTGATCTGGTCAAAAAAGTGACTGCTTACAAGATGTCGG TTCAAACCCCTGGAAGGCATTTGATTCAACAGCAAAGTTCTATTGCTgag GCAACTAGTCATGTGCAGCCCTGGGACACTG CTGTGTCTTCTGAACGCGGTCCACCTCCACGACTAAGTTATCGAGCTGCT GCAACTGAACAAAAATACACCCAACACTTTG CAGCCAGTGTAAAGATGTCATTGCCTGTATGCAGAGAGCCAAGCAGTAGG gTTCAGCTAGAGCAGTACAACTTTACAGCCAATCCAAGAGGAgtctgtgttatttttgactgTGTGGGTAAAGATGGAG AAATGTTATCAAAGGTGTTTGAGGCTCTCCACTTCAAAGTTCTCCTCTACTCCATGCTGGGAGCTGacgagatttttgcagctctcaAAGATATCTCCAAGCACAGAGAGAACCACAGAGGGGATGCTTTTGTCTGCTGCATCATTAGCCGCAGCATGGCTAACAATTTTCTGGGTACAAGCGTGCGCGGCAGCAGTCTTTCTATGGACTCGGTCAGACATCTGTTATTACCAGACTCTTGCCCCATGCTGGCCGGCAAGCCAAAGCTCTTCTTCATCCAAAGCTACGACATTCCAGAGTTTGATCATTTGGGCAGAAGGGAGTGCCAGGTGGGGTACTTGGAGACAGACGGCTGTCATAGCCCACCCATGTATAATTACATCCCCAAAGAAGCAGACATATTCTGGAGTCAGTGCTGGACAGATGAAAGACAGCTGCAACAAAAGCAACATCACTCCGTTTACCTGAAAGCACTGGCTGATGGCTTAAGCAAATCCCAGAGATG GAAAATGGGTCTACTTGATGTTCATACGGAGGTGAATGGGGCCATCTATGATCATAACAAAAGAAATCCTGAAGCAAATTACCGTTGTGAAGTAAAACATACTCTGAGAAAAAATCTTTATCTATAA
- the LOC124870920 gene encoding CASP8 and FADD-like apoptosis regulator isoform X2, translating to MFLFYLKHSRRGPTSINKNMSPSEDRHLLAISVVADDLSSGDRKKAIYLCGSLVADSSVDLVRETLRYKVDNDGDPRVFIMSVLWQLGRYDILRKLYKVGRNDIEQQIHIYGQVLPRFRVLMVTISDDLAMTDVEQIKFLLSKTLTREKIENSKTFLDVVIELEKLDSVSPERVEIVEECLHHIGRLDLVKKVTAYKMSVQTPGRHLIQQQSSIAEATSHVQPWDTAVSSERGPPPRLSYRAAATEQKYTQHFASVKMSLPVCREPSSRVQLEQYNFTANPRGVCVIFDCVGKDGEMLSKVFEALHFKVLLYSMLGADEIFAALKDISKHRENHRGDAFVCCIISRSMANNFLGTSVRGSSLSMDSVRHLLLPDSCPMLAGKPKLFFIQSYDIPEFDHLGRRECQVGYLETDGCHSPPMYNYIPKEADIFWSQCWTDERQLQQKQHHSVYLKALADGLSKSQRWKMGLLDVHTEVNGAIYDHNKRNPEANYRCEVKHTLRKNLYL from the exons atgtttttattttacttgaaaCATAGTCGCCGTGGACCTACTTCTATCAACAAAAACATGTCGCCTTCGGAAGACCGTCACCTCCTGGCGATCAGTGTTGTAGCGGATGATCTGAGCAGCGGGGACCGCAAGAAGGCCATCTACCTCTGCGGGAGCTTGGTTGCTGACAGCAGCGTGGATCTTGTCAGGGAGACATTAAGATATAAAGTGGACAACGATGGAGACCCTCGAGTGTTTATTATGTCCGTCCTGTGGCAGTTAGGGCGGTACGACATACTGAGGAAGTTGTATAAAGTCGGGAGAAACGACATAGAGCAGCAGATCCATATATATGGACAAGTTCTCCCGAGATTCAG AGTACTTATGGTGACGATAAGCGATGATCTGGCAATGACTGACGTGGAGCAAATCAAATTTCTCTTGAGTAAGACTCTAACTcgggaaaaaatagaaaattccAAG ACCTTTTTGGATGTGGTGATTGAACTGGAGAAGCTGGATTCCGTTTCGCCCGAAAGAGTAGAGATCGTAGAGGAGTGTTTACACCACATCGGCCGGCTTGATCTGGTCAAAAAAGTGACTGCTTACAAGATGTCGG TTCAAACCCCTGGAAGGCATTTGATTCAACAGCAAAGTTCTATTGCTgag GCAACTAGTCATGTGCAGCCCTGGGACACTG CTGTGTCTTCTGAACGCGGTCCACCTCCACGACTAAGTTATCGAGCTGCT GCAACTGAACAAAAATACACCCAACACTTTG CCAGTGTAAAGATGTCATTGCCTGTATGCAGAGAGCCAAGCAGTAGG gTTCAGCTAGAGCAGTACAACTTTACAGCCAATCCAAGAGGAgtctgtgttatttttgactgTGTGGGTAAAGATGGAG AAATGTTATCAAAGGTGTTTGAGGCTCTCCACTTCAAAGTTCTCCTCTACTCCATGCTGGGAGCTGacgagatttttgcagctctcaAAGATATCTCCAAGCACAGAGAGAACCACAGAGGGGATGCTTTTGTCTGCTGCATCATTAGCCGCAGCATGGCTAACAATTTTCTGGGTACAAGCGTGCGCGGCAGCAGTCTTTCTATGGACTCGGTCAGACATCTGTTATTACCAGACTCTTGCCCCATGCTGGCCGGCAAGCCAAAGCTCTTCTTCATCCAAAGCTACGACATTCCAGAGTTTGATCATTTGGGCAGAAGGGAGTGCCAGGTGGGGTACTTGGAGACAGACGGCTGTCATAGCCCACCCATGTATAATTACATCCCCAAAGAAGCAGACATATTCTGGAGTCAGTGCTGGACAGATGAAAGACAGCTGCAACAAAAGCAACATCACTCCGTTTACCTGAAAGCACTGGCTGATGGCTTAAGCAAATCCCAGAGATG GAAAATGGGTCTACTTGATGTTCATACGGAGGTGAATGGGGCCATCTATGATCATAACAAAAGAAATCCTGAAGCAAATTACCGTTGTGAAGTAAAACATACTCTGAGAAAAAATCTTTATCTATAA